The Sebastes umbrosus isolate fSebUmb1 chromosome 4, fSebUmb1.pri, whole genome shotgun sequence genome has a window encoding:
- the ccl35.1 gene encoding chemokine (C-C motif) ligand 35, duplicate 1 — translation MAAPRLALSVFVLMLAVIALTEGLRGVGPKRCCFRFNENEVPKERVVGYIKTSQRCSNPAVLLRTVAGRQLCARPSDAWVGKLISYLDAKANPGQTSNL, via the exons aTGGCTGCTCCTCGTCTcgctctgtctgtgtttgtgctgaTGCTGGCCGTCATCGCTCTGACTGAAG GTCTGCGTGGTGTTGGCCCAAAGAGATGCTGCTTTCGTTTCAATGAAAACGAGGTGCCTAAGGAAAGAGTGGTTGGCTACATCAAAACCAGCCAGCGATGCTCCAACCCTGCTGTCCT GTTGAGGACGGTTGCAGGTCGTCAGCTGTGTGCCAGACCTTCAGATGCTTGGGTGGGGAAGCTCATCAGCTACCTGGACGCCAAAGCTAACCCAGGACAGACTTCCAACCTTTAA